A single Lactuca sativa cultivar Salinas chromosome 8, Lsat_Salinas_v11, whole genome shotgun sequence DNA region contains:
- the LOC111887404 gene encoding uncharacterized protein LOC111887404 → MLSFSKSQNGLPFPPLPPPPLRPLPLSYHSQLFPYSYSRRNLVLLKMSSHENQKKGVMYVYKLDTGGGHHHPQTPPPSMNKKVVSRSWGLLKRSKTYREKEFNQQHYDKEDKKEMVHQESARKSVSVMEGGRKLMESTGRRSVGNAAEMSLGNAAPMAALMQIRVLVTDMPAFMQIHAFRCARQTFDSLEKFSPKQIALNLKKEFDKVYGPAWHCIVGSNFGSFVTHATGCFLYFSMEKLYILVFKTKVKKNVN, encoded by the exons ATGCTTTCCTTCTCAAAAAGTCAAAACGGTCTTCCTTTTCCACCACTACCACCGCCACCGCTGCGGCCATTACCACTATCTTACCATTCTCAACTCTTTCCATATTCATATTCAAGAAGAAATTTGGTGTTATTAAAAATGTCCTCCCACGAGAATCAAAAGAAAGGAGTAATGTATGTGTACAAACTAGACACCGGAGGAGGCCACCACCACCCACAAACACCACCACCGTCGATGAACAAGAAAGTTGTTTCCCGGAGTTGGGGACTACTAAAAAGATCCAAAACCTACCGAGAAAAGGAGTTTAATCAACAGCATTATGATAAAGAAGACAAGAAAGAAATGGTTCATCAAGAATCTGCAAGAAAATCTGTTTCAGTGATGGAAGGAGGGAGGAAGTTAATGGAGTCGACTGGGAGGAGATCGGTGGGGAATGCGGCGGAGATGAGTTTGGGAAATGCAGCACCGATGGCGGCGTTAATGCAGATCAGGGTTTTAGTGACGGATATGCCGGCGTTCATGCAAATCCATGCATTCCGATGTGCTAGACAAACGTTTGATAGCTTAGAGAAATTTAGCCCTAAACAAATTGCCCTTAACCTAAAAAAG GAATTTGACAAGGTATATGGGCCAGCATGGCATTGTATTGTGGGCTCAAATTTTGGCTCATTTGTGACCCATGCAACGGGTTGTTTTCTCTATTTTTCCATGGAAAAATTGtacattttagtttttaaaacaaAAGTTAAGAAAAATGTAAACTAA